A genomic region of Macaca mulatta isolate MMU2019108-1 chromosome 5, T2T-MMU8v2.0, whole genome shotgun sequence contains the following coding sequences:
- the IL15 gene encoding interleukin-15 isoform X2 produces the protein MVLGTIDLCSCFSAGLPKTEANWVNVISDLKKIEDLIQSMHIDATLYTESDVHPSCKVTAMKCFLLELQVISHESGDTDIHDTVENLIILANNILSSNGNITESGCKECEELEEKNIKEFLQSFVHIVQMFINTS, from the exons CTGTTTCAGTGCAGGGCTCCCTAAAACAGAAGCCAACTGGGTGAATGTAATAAgtgatttgaaaaaaattgaagatctTATTCAA TCTATGCATATTGATGCTACTTTATATACAGAAAGTGATGTTCAC cccAGTTGCAAGGTAACAGCAATGAAGTGCTTTCTCTTGGAGTTGCAAGTTATTTCACATGAGTCCGGAGATACAGATATTCATGATACAGTAGAAAATCTTATCATCCTAGCAAACAACATCTTGTCTTCTAATGGG AATATAACAGAATCTGGATGCAAAGAATGTGAGGaactagaggaaaaaaatattaaagaatttttGCAGAGTTTTGTACATATtgtccaaatgttcatcaacactTCTTGA